In Pyrus communis chromosome 8, drPyrComm1.1, whole genome shotgun sequence, one genomic interval encodes:
- the LOC137743268 gene encoding trafficking protein particle complex II-specific subunit 130 homolog, with protein MANYLAQFQTIKNSLDHLVIAVEDVSDLWPTVKNGFEEHLPFKRACLNNKTRNPVFVENFPAEFILTTDSRLRSRFPQEQSLFWFREPYATAVLVTCEDLDEFKTILKPRLKLIVQNDEREWFIVFVSKAHPNNDQATKLANKVYAKLEVDFSSKKRERCCKFDLYSPDANFWEDLESKIMECIRNTLDRRVQFYEDEIRKLSEQRFMPVWNFCNFFILKESLAFMFEMAHLHEDSLREYDELEICYLETVEMTGKRKDFGGVDHGDDQAALLNSGKKSLTQIVQDDSFREFEFRQYLFACQAKLLFKLNRPFEVASRGYSFIISFSKSLAVHESILPFCMREVWVITACMSLVNETASHYKDGLAAPDIEKEFYRLQGDLYSLCRVKFMRLAYLIGYGTNIERSPGNSASLSMLPWPKPAVWPSVPPDASSEVLAKEKVILQSTPPFKHFGIQRKPLPLEPSLLLREANRRRASLSAGNVVEMFDGRQNFIDGSGSDASFKMPSLQKVQASVMARTNSSPGISESSIDRPMRLAEIYVAAEYALHNTVSNPDLWKSLSSTEEFEQKYLELTKGAADNYHRSWWKRHGVVLDGEIASVCFKHGNYDLAAKSYEKVCALYAGEEWQDLLAEVLPNLAECQKILNDQAGYLSSCVRLLSLDKGLFLTRERQAFQSEVVRLAHGKMEQPVPLDVSSLITFSGNPGPPLELCDGDPGTLSVTFWSGFPDDITLDSFSLTLNAIFNTDEVAKVLMSSTAIVLKPGRNTVTLDLPPQKPGSYVLGVLTGKIGQLRFRSHSFSKGGPEDSKDFMSYEKPPRPILKVFKPRPLVDLVAAVSAALLINEPQWVGIIVRPINYSLKGAILYVDTGPGLKIEDSHFIEMESYVDASKSSVGVADCNGTLKDGSLAIDKNFEQLPLCDDRVEFPNWANNLTSILWIPVRAISEKLAVGSSSVAPQRQSIVDGMRMIALKLEFGASHNQIFERTLAVHFTDPFHVSTRVADKCNDGTLLLQVSLHSEVKATVTIFDAWLDLQDGFVNTGQGDGRPTSAYFPLVVSPNSRAGMLFSICLGKTNVEDEAKAFQSESILNIRYGISGDRTSGAHPPVFAESSGSEGARRDLIFRSTLALQRPVLDPVLAVGFLPLSSGGLRVGQLVTMKWRVERLKDFEENEVSPKNDEMLYEVGANTENWMIAGRKRGHVSLSSKQGSRIEISILCVPLVAGYVRPPQLGLPDVGESNISCNPAGPHLVCVLPPILSSSFCIPA; from the exons ATGGCGAACTATCTTGCTCAGTTCCAGACGATCAAGAATTCCCTTGATCATCTCGTGATTGCAG TTGAAGATGTGAGCGATTTGTGGCCTACTGTCAAGAATGGGTTTGAGGAGCACTTGCCATTCAAAAGAGCTTGCTTAAATAACAAGACCCGTAATCCTGTGTTTGTAGAGAATTTCCCTGCTGAATTCATACTAACCACAGATTCGAGGCTTCGTAGCCGGTTCCCACAAGAGCAATCATTATTTTGGTTTCGAGAACCATATGCAACTGCGGTCCTCGTCACCTGTGAG GATCTTGATGAGTTCAAGACCATCCTTAAACCACGCCTAAAGTTAATTGTCCAAAATGATGAACGGGAATGGTTTATTGTTTTTGTATCCAAGGCTCACCCGAATAATGATCAAGCCACCAAATTGGCAAATAAAGTATATGCCAAACTTGAAGTTGATTTCAGTTCCAAGAAGAGAGAAAG GTGCTGCAAGTTCGATCTATATTCTCCTGACGCAAATTTTTGGGAAGACTTGGAATCCAAGATAATGGAGTGCATCAGAAATACATTAGATAGGCGTGTACAATTTTATGAGGACGAGATACGCAAGCTCAGTGAACAACGCTTCATGCCAGTTTGGAACttctgcaatttttttattCTGAAG GAAAGCTTGGCTTTTATGTTTGAGATGGCTCATCTTCATGAAGATTCTTTACGGGAATATGATGAACTAGAAATTTGTTATTTGGAAACAG TTGAAATGACTGGAAAACGGAAGGACTTTGGAGGAGTTGACCATGGTGATGATCAGGCAGCATTGCTCAATTCTGGAAAGAAATCATTGACACAAATTGTTCAAGATGACTCATTTAGAGAATTTGAATTTAGACAGTATCTGTTTGCCTGCCAAGCAAAG CTTTTATTCAAGCTGAATCGCCCGTTTGAAGTTGCATCAAGGGGATACTCATTCATTATAAGCTTCTCAAAGTCTCTGGCTGTACATGAG AGTATTCTTCCCTTTTGTATGCGTGAAGTGTGGGTGATAACGGCTTGCATGTCCTTAGTCAATGAAACTGCTTCACATTATAAGGATGGACTTGCAGCACCTGATATAGAAAAAGAATTCTACCGCCTTCAAGGCGATCTTTATTCATTATGCAGGGTTAAG TTCATGAGGCTTGCATATTTAATTGGATATGGGACGAATATAGAAAGGAGTCCTGGAAACAG TGCTTCACTCAGCATGCTTCCCTGGCCCAAGCCTGCAGTTTGGCCCTCAGTTCCACCTGATGCTTCATCTGAGGTGCTGGCCAAAGAAAAG GTAATTCTACAGTCAACTCCACCGTTCAAGCACTTTGGTATTCAGAGAAAACCATTGCCTCTTGAACCTTCTCTACTGTTACGTGAGGCTAATCGGAGGAGAGCTTCCCTTTCTGctgggaatgtggttgaaatgtTTGATGGCCGCCAAAATTTTATTGACGG TTCAGGTTCAGATGCATCATTTAAGATGCCGTCGTTACAAAAAGTGCAAGCAAGTGTTATGGCACGTACTAACTCTTCACCAGGAATTTCTGAGAGCTCAATTGATCGCCCCATGAGGCTTGCTGAAATTTATGTTGCTGCTGAATATGCTCTGCACAACACAGTTTCTAATCCTGATCTGTGGAAGTCTTTGTCGTCTACAGAAGAGTTTGAG CAAAAATATCTTGAACTAACTAAAGGGGCTGCTGACAATTATCATCGATCCTGGTGGAAAAGACATGGAGTTGTTCTTGATGGAGAAATAGCATCTGTCTGTTTTAAGCACGGAAACTATGATCTGGCAGCAAAGTCATATGAAAAGGTTTGTGCACTTTACGCTGGTGAAGAATGGCAGGATTTATTGGCAGAAGTCCTCCCCAATTTAGCAGAGTGTCAGAAAATACTCAATGATCAAGCTGGCTATCTATCATCTTGCGTGAGGTTGCTTTCATTGGATAAAGGCTTGTTTTTGACTAGGGAACGCCAGGCTTTTCAGTCAGAGGTTGTACGTCTTGCACATGGCAAAATGGAGCAACCAGTGCCCCTAGATGTGTCATCTTTAATTACTTTTTCTGGCAATCCTGGGCCTCCATTAGAATTATGTGATGGAGATCCTGGTACTCTATCAGTAACATTTTGGAGTGGCTTTCCTGATGATATAACTCTTGATTCATTTAGTCTCACATTGAATGCAATATTTAATACTGATGAGGTTGCTAAG GTATTAATGAGCTCTACTGCAATTGTATTAAAGCCTGGTCGGAATACCGTTACCCTGGATTTACCCCCCCAGAAACCAGGTTCATATGTTTTGGGGGTTCTCACTGGGAAAATTGGGCAATTAAGATTCAGATCTCATAGCTTTTCCAAGGGTGGCCCTGAAGACAGCAAGGATTTCATGAGTTATGAAAAGCCTCCTAGACCTATCTTGAAG GTATTCAAACCAAGACCTCTGGTTGATCTTGTTGCAGCTGTTTCCGCTGCTCTGCTGATAAATGAACCTCAGTGGGTGGGCATTATTGTAAGACCCATTAACTACTCTCTCAAAGGTGCTATCTTGTATGTTGATACTGGACCTGGTCTTAAAATTGAAGATTCACATTTCATTGAGATGGAGAGCTATGTTGATGCATCAAAGAGTTCAGTTGGTGTGGCTGACTGTAATGGTACTCTAAAGGATGGTTCTTTGGCTATCGATAAAAATTTTGAGCAGTTGCCTCTGTGTGATGATAGAGTAGAGTTTCCAAATTGGGCAAACAATTTGACGTCTATTTTATGGATTCCAGTTCGTGCTATCAGTGAAAAGCTTGCAGTAGGATCATCTTCAG TGGCTCCCCAGAGACAGAGCATTGTGGATGGAATGAGGATGATAgcactcaaacttgaatttggTGCATCTCACAATCAGATATTTGAGag GACCCTAGCAGTGCATTTTACAGATCCTTTCCATGTGAGCACACGAGTTGCAGATAAATGCAATGATGGTACTTTGCTTCTCCAG GTCAGTCTACACTCTGAAGTGAAAGCCACGGTGACCATCTTTGATGCTTGGCTTGATCTTCAAGATGGATTTGTTAATACTGGACAAGGTGATGGGAGACCGACTTCGGCCTACTTTCCACTAGTTGTTTCTCCAAATTCTAGAGCAGGAATGCTATTCAGTATATGCTTAGGGAAGACTAATGTTGAAG ATGAAGCTAAGGCTTTTCAGTCAGAGAGTATATTAAAtattagatatggaatttctgGTGATAGAACCAGTGGAGCGCACCCACCTGTGTTTGCAGAATCCTCTGGGTCTGAGGGTGCTAGACGGGACTTAATTTTCAGAAGCACTCTTGCTTTGCAAAGGCCTGTGCTTGATCCAGTCCTGGCTGTtggttttcttcctctctcttccgGTGGCCTTAGGGTTGGCCAGCTAGTTACTATGAAATGGAGGGTTGAAAGATTGAAGGATTTTGAGGAAAATGAAGTTTCTCCTAAAAAT GATGAGATGTTATATGAAGTCGGTGCAAATACTGAGAATTGGATGATTGCTGGGAGGAAAAGAGGGCATGTTTCTCTTTCGTCAAAGCAAG GTTCAAGGATAGAAATCTCAATATTATGTGTGCCTCTAGTGGCGGGTTATGTTCGTCCCCCACAACTTGGTCTGCCAGATGTTGGTGAATCGAATATAAGTTGCAATCCTGCTGGGCCTCATCTGGTTTGTGTCTTGCCTCCGATTCTGAGCTCCTCCTTTTGCATTCCGGCATGA